AACGAGCGGCGCCAGCGGTACGACAACCCGCCCTACGGCCGCTGGGTGGAGTACGCGCTCCAGCTCACCTTCCCCGAGGGCCACCCGTACCACCACACCACCATCGGCTCGATGGACGAGCTGCAGGAAGCGGCCCTGGAGGACTTCCAGGACTTCAACGCGGTCTACTACTCGCCGAACAACGCGGTGCTCACGGTCGCCGGCGACGTCGACGCCGAGGAAGTCGTGCGCCTGGCGGAGAAGTACTTCGGCGGGATCCAGCGGCACGGGGACATCCCGGCCGCGCCGGACGGCACGCTGCCGCAGATCAAGATCGGCGAGACCAGGCGCCGGGTGGAGCCGGACGACTCGGTCCCGCGCCCGATGACGTTCATGATGTTCCGCGCCCCGGACGCCCGGCACCCGGACTTCACCGCCGTCGAGGTGCTGGCCACCGTCCTGGGCCGGGGCCGCGGCTCGCGGCTGTACCGCAAGCTGGTCACCGAGAAGAACCTCGCGCAGCGCGAGGAGTCCTACACCTCGGTATGGAATCTGGCTTACGGCGCCTCGGTTTTCTTCGCGCTGTTCAGCCCGCGCGACGGCGTCGAGGCGCCCGAGGTGGAGCGGGAGTTCACCGCCGTGCTCGACGGCCTGGCCGACGGCACCGAGCCGGTGTCGGAGGCCGAACTCGGCCGGGCCAAGGCGCTGCTCACCAGCGACTGGCTGCGGGCCGTCAGCGAGCTCGGGGGGCGGGCCGACCTGCTCGGCCAGTACGCGACCCTGGAGCGCGACCCGAAGATCGTGCGCGAGTACCTGGCGCGTCTGGAGGCGGTCACCGCCGAGGACATGCAGCGCACCGCCGCCCTGATCCTTCCCGACGACAACCGCGTCGTCATCGAGTACGTGACGAACGCGACGCCGGAGGCCGAGACCGACGGGGACGCCGGCGCCGACGACGCCCAGGAGGCCGACGCATGAGCACCAACACCCTGGTCACCGAGCGTCCGGCCGGCGGTCCTCCGCGCCCGTACGAGTTCCCGGCCGTCACCCGCACCACGCTGCCCGGCGGCCAGATCGTCGCCGCGCACCTGCCGGGCCAGCGCATGGCCTACGCCGGGGTGCTGCTGGAGGCCGGATTCGTCCGGGAGCCGGCGGGCAAGGAGGGCGTCGGCAAGATCACGGCGGACCTGCTGCGCGAGGGCACGGAGCTCAAGAGCGGCGACGACTTCGCCCTGGCCCTGGAATCCCTGGGCGCCTCCTGGTCCGGCTCGGTCGACGCCGACGTGCTCCGGGTCGGCGTCCAGGCGCCGGTGGACCGGCTCGGCGCCGCGCTGGCGCTGCTCGCCGAGGCGCTGCGCCGGCCCCGGCTGGCCGAGAACGACTTCGACCGGGTCCGCGGCGACCGCGTGGCCAAGCTGACCACCGCCTGGGCGATGCCCGGCACCCGCGCCAACGAGGCCCTGAACCGCGGGCTGTACCTGCCGGAGAGCCGCTACAGCAAGCAGGACACCGGGACCGTCGCCTCCGTCAGTGCCCTGACACTGGACGACGTCCGCGCGTTCCACGGCGCGCACCTGGCCCTCGGCGGCACCCTGCTGCTGGCCGGCGACCTGTCGGGGGTGGACGTCGCCGCGCTCGGCGAGGTCCTGCTCGGCCAGGCCGCCCCGGAGGTCGCGCCGCCGGCCCCGACCGGCGCCCGCGACCTGGTGGACCGCGAGATCCTGGTGGTGGACCGGCCCGGCGCGGTGCAGTCCGTGCTGGCGATCGCGCACCACGCGCCGCGCCGCGACACCCCGGACTACACGGCGATCGAGGCCATGGCCACGATCCTCGGCGGCACCTTCAACTCGCGGCTGAACCACCAGCTGCGCGAGGTGAAGGGCTACACCTACGGCGCGCGCGGCGGCTTCGACCTGAGCCGCGACAGCGGCGTGTTCTCTGCGACCGCGTCGGTGCACACCGAGGTGACCGCCGACGCCGCGGTGGACGCCCTGGCCGAGATCGAGCGCATCAAGACCGGCGGCGTGACCGACGACGAGCTGGCCTCGACCAAGGCCTACCGGACCGGCTCGCTGCCGATCGCGCTGCAGACCCCCGGCTCGGTCGGCGGCGCGCTGGCGCAGATCGTGGAGTTCGGGCTGCCGGACGACTACTACACCCGCAAGTACACCGAG
This window of the Catenulispora sp. EB89 genome carries:
- a CDS encoding M16 family metallopeptidase, with amino-acid sequence MSTNTLVTERPAGGPPRPYEFPAVTRTTLPGGQIVAAHLPGQRMAYAGVLLEAGFVREPAGKEGVGKITADLLREGTELKSGDDFALALESLGASWSGSVDADVLRVGVQAPVDRLGAALALLAEALRRPRLAENDFDRVRGDRVAKLTTAWAMPGTRANEALNRGLYLPESRYSKQDTGTVASVSALTLDDVRAFHGAHLALGGTLLLAGDLSGVDVAALGEVLLGQAAPEVAPPAPTGARDLVDREILVVDRPGAVQSVLAIAHHAPRRDTPDYTAIEAMATILGGTFNSRLNHQLREVKGYTYGARGGFDLSRDSGVFSATASVHTEVTADAAVDALAEIERIKTGGVTDDELASTKAYRTGSLPIALQTPGSVGGALAQIVEFGLPDDYYTRKYTEYTQLSKDEVDAAAAKRLFPEHAVVVIEGDAEKILPGLTEAGIGTVRVDDEGQA
- a CDS encoding M16 family metallopeptidase, translated to MTEVKSEPGTPEAEKAAASFPWPIHEAVLDNGLRVVVSADPTTPIAAVNLWYDVGSRHERAGKHGFAHLFEHLMFEGSSHVAKGEHFEWVTAAGGAAINATTSPDRTNYFQVMPSSQLELALWLEADRMGSLALTQDTLDNQREVVKNERRQRYDNPPYGRWVEYALQLTFPEGHPYHHTTIGSMDELQEAALEDFQDFNAVYYSPNNAVLTVAGDVDAEEVVRLAEKYFGGIQRHGDIPAAPDGTLPQIKIGETRRRVEPDDSVPRPMTFMMFRAPDARHPDFTAVEVLATVLGRGRGSRLYRKLVTEKNLAQREESYTSVWNLAYGASVFFALFSPRDGVEAPEVEREFTAVLDGLADGTEPVSEAELGRAKALLTSDWLRAVSELGGRADLLGQYATLERDPKIVREYLARLEAVTAEDMQRTAALILPDDNRVVIEYVTNATPEAETDGDAGADDAQEADA